A single Bifidobacterium scardovii JCM 12489 = DSM 13734 DNA region contains:
- a CDS encoding carbohydrate ABC transporter permease codes for MSGVDARSVSLRDRERAAKRAERERQRRVAVDEAAERRRAAKSGFANVNNPRRSTVMTVVCALFAVYCLFPFVYLVINATKTQADFTSTFGLGFGRTFALFDNIATVFGYQDGIFARWLFNTLLYVVVGAGGATLLAIMGGYALAKFRFPGRKAVFAVIIGAISVPGIALAIPQFLLFAKLNLTNTPWAMIIPSLISPFGLYLMWIFSEQAVPTELLEAARVDGASEFRTFWTISLPLLAPGIVTTALFTIVATWNNYFLPLIMLKDADWYPLTIGLNQWKDQASTAGGQAIQNLVITGSLITIIPLVIAFLCLQKYWQSGLAAGAVKE; via the coding sequence ATGAGTGGTGTGGATGCGCGGTCCGTGTCGTTGCGTGATCGTGAGCGTGCTGCGAAGAGGGCGGAGCGTGAGCGTCAGAGGCGCGTGGCCGTCGATGAGGCCGCGGAGCGCAGGCGGGCGGCGAAAAGCGGGTTCGCGAACGTGAACAATCCGCGGCGTTCGACCGTGATGACGGTGGTGTGCGCCCTGTTCGCGGTGTACTGCTTGTTCCCGTTCGTGTATCTGGTGATCAACGCGACGAAGACGCAGGCGGATTTCACGTCGACGTTCGGGTTGGGGTTCGGTCGCACGTTCGCCTTGTTCGACAACATCGCGACGGTGTTCGGTTATCAGGACGGGATCTTCGCGCGTTGGCTGTTCAACACGCTGTTGTACGTGGTGGTGGGCGCGGGCGGGGCGACCCTGCTGGCGATCATGGGCGGCTACGCGTTGGCGAAGTTCCGTTTCCCGGGCCGCAAGGCGGTGTTCGCGGTGATCATCGGCGCGATTTCGGTGCCGGGCATCGCGTTGGCGATCCCGCAGTTTTTGCTGTTCGCGAAGCTGAATTTGACGAACACGCCGTGGGCCATGATCATCCCGTCGTTGATTAGTCCGTTTGGCTTGTATCTGATGTGGATCTTCTCGGAGCAGGCCGTGCCCACGGAGTTGCTGGAGGCGGCGCGCGTGGATGGGGCGAGTGAGTTCCGCACGTTCTGGACGATCAGCCTGCCCCTGTTGGCCCCCGGTATCGTGACGACCGCATTGTTCACGATCGTGGCGACGTGGAACAACTACTTCCTGCCCCTGATCATGCTCAAGGATGCGGATTGGTATCCGTTGACGATCGGTCTGAACCAGTGGAAGGACCAGGCGTCCACGGCTGGTGGGCAGGCGATCCAGAACCTGGTGATCACGGGTTCGCTGATCACGATCATCCCGTTGGTGATCGCGTTCCTGTGTTTGCAGAAGTACTGGCAGTCCGGCCTGGCAGCCGGCGCCGTCAAGGAATAA
- a CDS encoding family 43 glycosylhydrolase has product MTDRFGSFLPHDTEGNVAQLHGIGVQRFDGTWYAYGENKTNGNLFQGVYCYTTDDFVDWTDHGIVLDVQEDGSALAADRIGERPKVLRCPETGKYVMYIHAETPDYQYAHISVAVADNPLGPFTFQTTMTWRGYLSRDIGVFQDEDGSGYIMSEDRDHGTHIYRLSNDYLTIVEDVACERATDYEYGLESPTIVKKDGLYYWFGSRLTGWFTNDNMYTTATDLHGPWSEWRAFAPIGIQTYDSQVDIVIPLDDDQYHSSRFLFIGDQWYKNDLGNSPLVQLPISIADGTASMHWDDSYEGFTHREIPDDHEPITDPHAYIS; this is encoded by the coding sequence ATGACCGATAGATTCGGCTCTTTTCTGCCGCATGACACCGAGGGCAACGTAGCCCAACTGCACGGCATCGGCGTACAGCGATTCGACGGCACCTGGTACGCCTACGGCGAGAACAAGACAAACGGCAACCTGTTCCAGGGCGTGTACTGCTACACCACCGACGACTTCGTCGACTGGACCGATCACGGCATCGTACTGGACGTGCAGGAGGACGGCTCCGCACTGGCCGCGGACCGCATCGGCGAACGCCCGAAGGTGCTCCGCTGCCCGGAAACCGGCAAGTACGTGATGTACATCCACGCGGAAACGCCCGACTACCAGTACGCGCACATCAGCGTGGCCGTGGCCGACAACCCGCTCGGGCCGTTCACGTTCCAGACCACGATGACATGGCGCGGGTATCTGAGCCGCGACATCGGCGTGTTCCAGGACGAGGACGGCAGCGGCTACATCATGAGCGAGGACCGCGACCACGGCACGCATATCTACCGCCTGTCGAACGACTACCTGACCATCGTCGAGGATGTGGCCTGCGAACGGGCCACCGATTACGAATACGGACTGGAATCACCCACCATCGTCAAGAAAGACGGCCTGTACTACTGGTTCGGATCGCGCCTGACCGGATGGTTCACCAACGACAATATGTACACCACCGCCACCGACCTGCACGGCCCTTGGAGCGAGTGGCGCGCCTTCGCGCCGATCGGCATCCAGACCTACGATTCCCAGGTGGACATCGTGATTCCGCTTGACGACGACCAGTACCACAGCAGCAGGTTCCTGTTCATCGGCGACCAGTGGTACAAGAACGATCTCGGCAACTCGCCGCTGGTCCAATTGCCGATCTCCATCGCCGACGGCACCGCCTCCATGCACTGGGACGATTCCTATGAGGGCTTCACGCATCGCGAGATCCCCGATGACCACGAGCCGATCACCGACCCTCACGCCTACATCTCGTGA
- a CDS encoding ABC transporter substrate-binding protein — MRKFTKVLAAALAAVTSVSLAACGSGSSDAVDENAPVTITWWGWGTSAEKQAKDFMKKYPNITVKFQNIGSASKQYVSLNNAISANSGMPDVAMLEYFALPQFVSTGKVLDLKQYGADKYKSDYAPGPWASVALNDGVYGLPVDSGPMAWFYNKAVFDKAGVDATQVKTWDQFYEAAKKIRATGSYITSDSGDATSGGFYDSMVWQAGGHPFKTSKDGKTVSINLTGDEGAKKFTKFWQKLIAEDLIDTKTVSWSDEWNKALGDGSIASLLTGAWMPVNLENGSPAASGNYRVTQMPQWNEGDHANSENGGTCLSLMDTGDKAKEAASYKLVDYLNHSKEGTDRAYELGVFPSINRILQSDEFLNKTSDYFGGQKINEELMTASKNVLTGWEFLPFEVQARTTFPDTAGKAYAGGTTLEKGVSAWQDSLVKFAKDQGFTVKE, encoded by the coding sequence ATGAGGAAGTTCACGAAGGTCCTCGCCGCCGCGCTGGCTGCGGTGACGTCCGTTTCGTTGGCTGCGTGTGGTTCCGGCTCGTCCGACGCCGTGGACGAGAACGCGCCGGTCACCATCACTTGGTGGGGCTGGGGCACTTCCGCCGAAAAGCAGGCCAAGGACTTCATGAAGAAGTACCCGAACATCACCGTAAAATTCCAGAACATCGGTAGCGCCAGCAAGCAGTATGTTTCGCTGAACAACGCCATCTCCGCCAACTCCGGCATGCCGGACGTCGCCATGCTGGAATACTTCGCCCTTCCACAGTTCGTCTCCACCGGCAAGGTCCTCGACCTTAAGCAGTACGGCGCCGATAAGTACAAGAGTGATTATGCTCCGGGTCCGTGGGCTTCTGTGGCTCTCAATGACGGCGTGTATGGTCTGCCGGTCGATTCCGGCCCGATGGCTTGGTTCTACAACAAGGCCGTCTTCGACAAGGCCGGCGTGGACGCCACCCAGGTCAAGACCTGGGATCAGTTCTACGAGGCCGCCAAGAAAATCCGCGCCACCGGAAGCTACATCACCTCCGACAGTGGCGACGCTACCAGCGGCGGCTTCTACGATTCCATGGTGTGGCAGGCGGGCGGCCACCCGTTCAAGACCTCCAAGGATGGCAAGACCGTATCGATCAATCTGACCGGTGACGAGGGCGCCAAGAAGTTCACCAAGTTCTGGCAGAAGCTGATCGCCGAGGACCTCATCGACACCAAGACCGTCTCCTGGTCCGACGAGTGGAACAAGGCTCTGGGCGATGGCTCCATCGCGTCCCTGCTCACCGGTGCCTGGATGCCGGTCAACCTTGAGAACGGTTCCCCCGCAGCCTCCGGAAACTACCGTGTGACCCAAATGCCGCAGTGGAATGAAGGCGACCACGCCAACTCCGAAAACGGCGGTACCTGCCTGTCTCTGATGGATACCGGCGACAAGGCCAAGGAAGCCGCTTCCTATAAGCTGGTCGACTACCTCAACCACTCCAAGGAAGGTACGGATCGCGCCTATGAACTCGGTGTGTTCCCGTCCATCAACCGCATCCTGCAGAGCGATGAATTCCTCAACAAGACCAGCGACTACTTCGGTGGCCAGAAGATCAACGAGGAACTGATGACGGCTTCCAAGAACGTGCTCACCGGCTGGGAGTTCCTGCCGTTCGAGGTTCAGGCCCGCACCACCTTCCCGGATACCGCCGGCAAGGCGTACGCCGGTGGCACCACGCTGGAGAAGGGCGTATCCGCCTGGCAGGACAGCTTGGTCAAGTTTGCCAAGGACCAGGGCTTCACCGTCAAGGAGTGA
- a CDS encoding ABC transporter permease subunit, which yields MSATTMTSTTTARLAESDLKAQEKAAKRAEKERQKRIAADEKAERKRAAKSGFANVNNPRRSTLMTVLCVVFAVYCLFPFAYLLINATKTQADFTSTFGMGFGKTFALWDNIVTVFTYQNGIFGRWFINTIFYVVIGAGGATLLAIMGGYALAKFRFPGRKAVFAVLIGSISVPGIALAVPQFLLFAKLNLTNTPAAMIIPSLISPFGLYLMWIFSEQAVPQELLEAARVDGASEFRTFWQISLPLLAPGIVTTALFTIVATWNNYFLPLIMLKDSNWYPLTIGLNQWKDQASTAGGQAIQNLVITGSLITIIPLVIAFLCLQKYWQSGLAAGAVKE from the coding sequence ATGAGTGCCACAACAATGACTTCGACAACCACTGCCCGTCTGGCCGAATCCGACCTGAAGGCTCAGGAGAAGGCCGCCAAGCGGGCCGAGAAAGAGCGCCAGAAGCGCATCGCCGCCGATGAGAAGGCCGAACGCAAACGCGCGGCAAAGTCCGGCTTCGCGAACGTGAACAACCCGCGCCGCTCGACCCTGATGACCGTGCTGTGCGTGGTCTTCGCGGTCTACTGCCTGTTCCCGTTCGCATACCTGCTGATCAACGCCACGAAGACGCAGGCCGACTTCACCTCGACCTTCGGCATGGGCTTCGGCAAGACCTTCGCCCTGTGGGACAACATCGTCACGGTGTTCACCTATCAGAATGGCATTTTCGGCCGTTGGTTCATCAACACGATCTTCTACGTGGTGATCGGCGCCGGCGGCGCCACACTGCTGGCGATCATGGGCGGCTACGCGCTGGCCAAGTTCCGCTTTCCCGGCCGCAAGGCCGTGTTCGCGGTGCTGATCGGATCGATCTCGGTGCCTGGCATCGCCCTGGCGGTCCCGCAGTTCCTGCTGTTCGCCAAGCTGAACCTGACGAACACCCCGGCGGCCATGATCATTCCTTCGCTGATCTCCCCCTTTGGCCTGTACCTGATGTGGATCTTCAGCGAGCAGGCCGTGCCGCAGGAGCTGCTTGAGGCGGCGCGAGTCGACGGTGCTTCGGAGTTCCGCACGTTCTGGCAGATTTCCTTGCCGCTGTTGGCACCGGGTATCGTGACGACCGCATTGTTCACGATCGTGGCGACGTGGAACAACTACTTCCTGCCCCTGATCATGCTGAAGGATTCCAATTGGTATCCGTTGACGATCGGTCTGAACCAGTGGAAGGACCAGGCGTCCACGGCCGGTGGGCAGGCGATCCAGAACCTGGTGATCACGGGTTCGCTGATCACGATCATCCCGTTGGTGATCGCGTTCCTGTGTTTGCAGAAGTACTGGCAGTCCGGCCTCGCAGCCGGCGCCGTCAAGGAATAA
- a CDS encoding carbohydrate ABC transporter permease → MASAHADALTTPAGSSVVVENKHKADWRGWKFMWPFTVVFIFVFIIPIFYAIYISFFKKQMVGGTKFIGLENYVRLMQDGQFWSSVGRVALFTVVQVPVMLFLSAAMALALDSMKLHGTKFFRISTFLPYAVPAVVSTLVWGFVYGAKYGLVGSFNDFFGTNIDVFKPSVLLAAIGNISVWEFTGYNMLIFYSSLSTIPHSLYEAASIDGASEWQIVKSIKLPELKGSLAITVIFSIIGSFQLFNEPSILQNMVPGNAITTYYTPNMYAYNLSFSGNQSNYAAALAIVMAVITMAIAYAVQLRSLKEQMK, encoded by the coding sequence ATGGCCTCAGCACATGCCGATGCCTTGACCACGCCAGCGGGGAGCTCCGTGGTCGTCGAGAACAAACACAAAGCCGATTGGCGTGGATGGAAGTTCATGTGGCCATTCACGGTGGTGTTCATCTTCGTGTTCATCATCCCGATCTTCTATGCCATCTACATCTCGTTCTTCAAAAAGCAGATGGTCGGTGGCACCAAGTTCATCGGTCTGGAGAACTATGTACGGCTGATGCAGGACGGCCAGTTCTGGTCGTCGGTCGGTCGCGTGGCCCTGTTTACTGTGGTGCAGGTGCCGGTTATGCTGTTCCTTTCCGCGGCTATGGCTCTGGCCTTGGATTCCATGAAGCTGCACGGCACGAAGTTCTTCCGCATCTCCACCTTCCTGCCCTACGCGGTGCCTGCCGTGGTGTCCACTTTGGTGTGGGGCTTCGTATATGGCGCGAAGTACGGCCTGGTCGGGTCGTTCAACGATTTCTTCGGCACGAATATCGACGTGTTCAAGCCTTCCGTATTGCTGGCGGCGATCGGCAACATCAGCGTGTGGGAGTTCACCGGCTATAACATGCTGATCTTCTATTCCTCCCTGTCGACGATCCCGCATTCCCTGTACGAGGCCGCGAGCATTGACGGCGCGTCGGAGTGGCAGATCGTCAAGTCGATCAAGCTGCCGGAACTCAAGGGCAGCTTGGCGATCACGGTGATCTTCTCGATCATCGGTTCGTTCCAGTTGTTCAACGAGCCTTCGATTCTGCAGAACATGGTGCCGGGCAACGCGATCACGACGTACTACACGCCGAACATGTACGCGTACAACCTGTCGTTCTCCGGCAACCAGTCGAACTACGCCGCGGCCTTGGCGATCGTCATGGCCGTGATCACGATGGCCATCGCCTATGCCGTGCAGCTGAGGAGCTTGAAGGAGCAGATGAAGTAA
- a CDS encoding family 43 glycosylhydrolase has protein sequence MTAVDVMPSLDIKPKHTPLHRFLADPSPVVFDDPRYADRYFLYATEDGFDDWGSRSFRVYTSTDLVEWTDGGRILSLDDVPWGSEHAWAPCACEYQGRFYFYFVCEGQVGAAVSDSPYGPFRSTSSPIVAADDFPGYPIDPAVFRDDDGTDWLLWGNRIAYAAPLNDDHVTIDASRAFHWVPGDFREAIWIFKRQGMYYAGWSENDARDPEYCVKYATAPTLHGPWTEHGVLVEQNPSLGLLGTGHHGVIHIPSTDEWILSYHLFDSEYGTGYRREVAFAPLVFNADGTIRQVVPSDTWYRRSIAR, from the coding sequence ATGACTGCTGTTGATGTGATGCCGTCCCTTGACATCAAGCCGAAGCATACGCCGTTGCATCGGTTCCTTGCGGATCCCTCGCCGGTGGTGTTCGATGACCCGCGGTATGCGGATCGGTACTTCCTGTATGCCACCGAAGATGGCTTCGACGATTGGGGGTCGCGCTCGTTCCGCGTGTATACCTCCACCGATCTGGTCGAATGGACCGACGGCGGCCGGATTCTGAGCTTGGATGACGTGCCGTGGGGCAGCGAACATGCTTGGGCGCCATGCGCATGCGAGTATCAGGGGCGGTTCTACTTCTATTTCGTCTGTGAAGGGCAGGTCGGCGCCGCGGTATCCGATTCGCCGTACGGGCCGTTCCGTTCCACGTCGTCTCCGATTGTCGCCGCTGATGATTTTCCCGGATATCCGATTGATCCCGCGGTGTTCCGTGATGACGATGGCACCGATTGGCTGCTGTGGGGCAATCGCATCGCGTACGCCGCTCCGCTGAACGACGATCATGTGACCATCGATGCCTCCCGTGCCTTCCATTGGGTGCCTGGGGACTTCCGCGAAGCGATATGGATCTTCAAGCGTCAGGGCATGTATTATGCCGGCTGGTCCGAGAATGACGCCCGCGATCCGGAATACTGCGTGAAATACGCCACCGCTCCCACCCTGCACGGTCCTTGGACCGAACACGGGGTATTGGTGGAACAGAACCCGTCGTTGGGGCTGTTGGGTACCGGGCACCACGGCGTGATCCATATTCCCAGCACCGACGAGTGGATCCTCTCCTATCACCTGTTCGACAGCGAGTACGGCACCGGGTATCGCCGCGAAGTGGCGTTCGCTCCGCTGGTGTTCAATGCCGACGGAACGATACGGCAGGTAGTGCCGAGTGATACCTGGTACCGCAGGTCTATCGCTCGCTGA
- a CDS encoding ABC transporter substrate-binding protein, whose product MRFPIKKSVALLGAAAMMVSVAACGSDNASTSDNSGSKDGKSTVTVWSWDTTINDAAEAFMKANPNITVKVTNVGTSAQTQVSLNNAISAGSGAPDISLMEYHSIAQFALSGAIEDLTDKTSGFESDYPEGIWKGVQVNGKVYGLPVDSGPNALFYNKATFDKAGITEAPKTWEEYYQDAKKIRALGGDYYITSDAGDNNQSTVFMSLIAQAGGTPFKVDGEKVSIDLTGDEGTKKAVEYWQRMIDEDLINTKVTSWSDEWNKGLGDGTIASLVTGAWMPGNLLSGAAQASGNFRVATVPQWNEGDDLNSFNGGSSLTLIKGTKNADAAFKFMEYVTHDKEGIKNRVASGAFPADTTSFKSDYYLNGTDDLNKYFGGQKYTEVLAQAAEQNVGDFEFLPFWSQVQNTFGDYAGKAYRKEEKLSKSMEDFQKSLIDYAKGQGFTVE is encoded by the coding sequence ATGCGCTTCCCTATCAAGAAGTCGGTGGCATTGCTTGGCGCTGCAGCCATGATGGTCTCTGTCGCGGCCTGCGGGTCCGATAACGCGTCCACCAGCGACAACTCCGGGTCCAAGGACGGCAAGTCCACCGTGACCGTGTGGAGCTGGGACACTACCATCAACGACGCCGCGGAGGCCTTCATGAAGGCCAACCCGAACATCACCGTCAAGGTGACCAACGTCGGCACCTCCGCGCAGACCCAGGTCTCGCTGAACAACGCCATTTCCGCCGGCTCCGGCGCCCCGGACATCTCGCTGATGGAATACCACTCCATCGCGCAGTTCGCCCTGTCCGGCGCCATCGAGGACCTGACCGACAAGACCAGCGGCTTCGAGTCCGACTACCCCGAAGGCATCTGGAAGGGCGTGCAGGTGAACGGCAAGGTCTACGGCCTGCCGGTCGATTCCGGCCCGAACGCCCTGTTCTACAACAAGGCCACCTTCGACAAGGCCGGCATCACCGAGGCGCCGAAGACCTGGGAGGAGTACTACCAGGACGCCAAGAAGATCCGCGCCCTCGGCGGCGACTACTACATCACCTCCGACGCCGGCGACAACAACCAGTCCACGGTGTTCATGTCCCTGATCGCCCAGGCCGGCGGCACCCCGTTCAAGGTGGACGGCGAGAAGGTCTCCATCGACCTGACCGGCGACGAGGGCACCAAGAAGGCCGTCGAGTACTGGCAGCGCATGATCGACGAGGACCTGATCAACACCAAGGTCACCAGCTGGTCCGATGAATGGAACAAGGGTCTCGGCGACGGCACCATCGCCTCGCTGGTCACCGGCGCATGGATGCCGGGCAACCTGCTCTCCGGCGCCGCCCAGGCCTCCGGCAACTTCCGCGTGGCCACCGTGCCGCAGTGGAACGAGGGCGACGACCTGAACTCCTTCAACGGCGGTTCCTCGCTGACCCTGATCAAGGGCACCAAGAACGCCGACGCTGCCTTCAAGTTCATGGAGTACGTGACCCACGACAAGGAAGGCATCAAGAACCGCGTCGCCTCCGGCGCGTTCCCGGCGGACACCACCTCCTTCAAGTCCGACTACTACCTGAACGGCACCGACGACCTCAACAAGTACTTCGGCGGCCAGAAGTACACCGAAGTGCTCGCCCAGGCGGCCGAGCAGAATGTCGGCGACTTCGAGTTCCTGCCCTTCTGGAGCCAGGTGCAGAACACCTTCGGCGACTACGCCGGCAAGGCCTACCGCAAGGAAGAGAAGCTCTCCAAGTCGATGGAGGACTTCCAGAAGTCCCTGATCGACTACGCCAAGGGCCAAGGCTTCACCGTCGAGTAA
- a CDS encoding LacI family DNA-binding transcriptional regulator, producing MTEPNTMVFMTTEHKKVTIRDVARLANVSYGTVSRFLNGSEHVSKDASERIAAAIKESKYTPNKAARSLAQQRTSTVALIIQVEASETVVQYSVSEAMSGANTTLGDAGYQMVTLIANSEDSTKRIEQLVNSDFADGYLLFSLSEDDSLANAFLSTNRPVVRSEVSDRGDLTYPAVDFTNADGQRDITRYMLDKGRSHIVYVCGPGYSPASIKRLAGFKEALGDRFDDRQVYFADDWEITSGELAVFEYQSMLSGIDGFVCANDNLAIGVINQLNRFGYRVPDDIAVTGFDDSPMAILSNPKLTTVRQDSMLHGRAMAELLLTMLRGEPVRQYYVRLLPTTIVERQSA from the coding sequence ATGACGGAACCGAATACGATGGTGTTCATGACGACGGAACATAAGAAGGTGACCATCCGGGACGTGGCCCGGCTGGCCAACGTATCCTACGGCACGGTGTCGCGCTTTCTCAACGGCAGCGAACACGTCTCCAAGGACGCCTCCGAACGCATCGCCGCAGCCATCAAGGAGTCCAAGTACACGCCGAACAAGGCGGCCCGTTCCCTCGCCCAGCAGCGCACATCCACCGTCGCTCTGATCATCCAGGTCGAAGCCAGCGAGACGGTCGTGCAATACAGCGTGTCCGAGGCCATGTCGGGCGCGAACACGACGCTCGGCGACGCCGGGTACCAGATGGTCACGCTCATCGCCAACAGCGAGGACTCCACCAAGCGCATCGAACAGCTGGTCAACAGCGACTTCGCCGACGGCTACCTGCTGTTCTCCCTAAGCGAGGACGACTCCCTCGCCAACGCGTTCCTGTCCACCAATCGGCCCGTGGTGCGCTCCGAAGTCAGCGACCGCGGCGACCTGACGTATCCGGCGGTCGACTTCACCAACGCCGACGGACAACGCGACATCACACGCTATATGCTCGACAAGGGCCGATCCCATATCGTCTACGTCTGCGGCCCCGGCTATTCGCCGGCGTCCATCAAGCGACTGGCCGGCTTCAAGGAGGCGCTCGGCGACCGATTCGACGACCGGCAGGTGTATTTCGCCGACGATTGGGAGATCACCAGCGGCGAACTGGCGGTATTCGAATACCAGTCGATGCTCAGCGGCATCGACGGGTTCGTCTGCGCCAACGACAATCTCGCCATCGGCGTGATCAACCAGCTCAATCGCTTCGGATATCGCGTCCCCGACGACATCGCCGTCACCGGCTTCGACGACTCGCCCATGGCCATACTGTCCAATCCCAAGCTCACCACGGTGCGCCAGGACTCGATGCTGCACGGCAGGGCGATGGCCGAGCTGCTGCTGACCATGCTCAGGGGGGAGCCGGTACGGCAGTATTACGTGCGTCTGCTGCCGACCACCATCGTCGAGCGCCAATCCGCATGA
- a CDS encoding carbohydrate ABC transporter permease, producing MTSAQVAASPTHTSTARVNRRKADWRGWKFMWPFAVVFVFVFIVPIVYAVYISFFQKKMIGGNVFVGVANYVRLFGDAQFWSSVGRVALFTVVQVPIMLFLAAAMALCLDSMKLHGTKFFRISTFLPYAVPAVVSTMIWGFVYGAKYGLVGSLNDVLGTHIDVLDPSVLLAAIGNINTWEFTGYNMLIFYSSLSTIPHSLYEAASIDGASEWGIVKSIKLPELKGSLAITVIFSIIGSFQLFNEPSILQNMVPGNAITTYYTPNMYAYNLSFTGNQSNYAAALAIVMAVITMGIAYAVQLRGMREQMK from the coding sequence ATGACGTCAGCTCAGGTGGCGGCTTCGCCAACGCATACGTCAACGGCGCGTGTGAATCGGCGTAAGGCTGATTGGCGTGGTTGGAAGTTTATGTGGCCGTTTGCGGTGGTGTTTGTTTTTGTGTTCATCGTGCCGATTGTGTATGCGGTGTATATCTCGTTTTTTCAGAAGAAGATGATTGGTGGGAACGTGTTCGTTGGTGTGGCGAATTACGTTCGTTTGTTTGGTGACGCGCAGTTCTGGAGCAGTGTTGGTCGTGTGGCCTTGTTCACGGTGGTGCAGGTGCCGATCATGTTGTTCCTGGCGGCGGCGATGGCCCTGTGTTTGGATTCGATGAAGTTGCACGGCACGAAGTTCTTCCGTATCAGCACGTTTTTGCCGTATGCGGTGCCCGCGGTGGTCTCGACGATGATCTGGGGTTTCGTGTATGGCGCGAAGTACGGTTTGGTGGGTTCGTTGAACGACGTGTTGGGCACGCATATCGACGTGTTGGACCCGTCGGTGTTGTTGGCGGCGATCGGGAACATCAACACGTGGGAGTTCACGGGCTATAACATGCTGATCTTCTACAGTTCCCTGTCGACGATTCCGCATTCGTTGTATGAGGCGGCGTCGATTGATGGCGCGTCGGAGTGGGGGATCGTCAAGTCGATCAAGTTGCCGGAGTTGAAGGGCAGTTTGGCGATCACGGTGATCTTCAGCATTATTGGTTCGTTCCAGTTGTTCAATGAGCCGAGCATTTTGCAGAACATGGTGCCGGGTAATGCGATCACGACGTATTACACGCCGAACATGTACGCGTACAACCTGTCGTTCACGGGCAACCAGAGCAATTATGCGGCGGCGTTGGCGATCGTGATGGCGGTGATCACGATGGGCATCGCGTACGCGGTCCAGTTGCGCGGCATGAGGGAGCAGATGAAGTGA